One genomic region from Capra hircus breed San Clemente chromosome 6, ASM170441v1, whole genome shotgun sequence encodes:
- the TMEM150C gene encoding transmembrane protein 150C has product MDGKKCSVWMFLPLVFTLFTSAGLWIVYFIAVEDDKIFPLNSAERKPGVKHAPYISIAGDEPPASCVFSQVINMAAFLALVVAVLRFIQLKPKVLNPWLNISGLVALCLASFGMTLLGNFQLTNDEEIHNVGTSLTFGFGTLTCWIQAALTLKVNIKNEGRKVGIPRVILSASITLCVVLYFILMAQGIHMYAARVQWGLVMCFLSYFGTFAVEFRHYRYEIVCSEYQENFLSFSESLSEASEYQTDQV; this is encoded by the exons ATGGATGGGAAGAAATGCAGTGTATGGATGTTTTTACCTCTTGTTTTTACCTTGTTTACGTCTGCTGGATTGTGGATAGT ATACTTCATAGCTGTGGAAGATGACAAAATTTTCCCATTAAATTCAGCTGAAAG GAAACCTGGTGTGAAGCATGCACCATATATAAG CATTGCAGGTGATGAACCTCCTGCAAGCTGCGTGTTTAGTCAAGTTATCAACATGGCAGCATTCCTAG CTCTTGTGGTAGCTGTTCTGCGCTTCATACAACTGAAACCAAAGGTTTTAAATCCGTGGCTGAATATTAGTGGCTTGGTGGCTCTCTGTCTGGCTTCCTTTGGAATGACCTTACTTGGTAATTTTCAG CTCACAAATGATGAAGAAATCCATAATGTCGGAACTTCCTTGACTTTTGGGTTTGGCACGTTGACCTGCTGGATTCAGGCGGCATTGACACTCAAAGTCAACATCAAGAATGAAGGACGGAAGGTTGGAATTCCACGAGTTATTCTCTCAGCATCTATCACTCTCTGCGTGGTCCTCT ACTTCATCCTCATGGCGCAAGGCATCCACATGTACGCCGCCAGGGTCCAGTGGGGCCTGGTCATGTGCTTCCTGTCTTACTTTGGCACCTTTGCTGTGGAGTTCCGGCATTATCGCTACGAGATCGTTTGCTCTGAATACCAGGAGAACTTCCTAAGCTTCTCAGAAAGCCTGTCTGAAGCTTCCGAATATCAAACCGACCAAGTGTAA